GGATCTCATTCACGCTGAGCACGGTGATCGGCAGGCCACGAGCCTCAACCGGAGTGGTGTTGGTCGTGATCAGCTCGTCAATCGGGCCGTTGCGGAGGCGGTCGTAGCCAATCTCGTTGAGGACACCGTGGCTGACAGCAGCACGCACCGAGCGAGCGCCATTGAGCTTGAGCAGATTGGCAGCGGCCGTGAGCGTACCGGCGGTTTCGGTCATGTCATCGACGAGGAGGATGTCCTTGTCGGCGACATCACCCACCAGGTTGAAGGCCTCGACCTCGGTCGCGCTGGTGCGCTTTTTCGCCACAAAGCCGAGCGGGCACTTGAGGATATCAGCGTAGGCAGCAGCCATCTTCATCCCGCCAACGTCGGGCGAGTACACGACGAGGTCACTCTCGAGCTTAAGCTGCGTGAGATAGTCGGAGAACACCGGCGAAGCATAGAGATGATCGACCGGGATATCAAAGAAGCCCTGAATCTGCTGGGCGTGCAGGTCCATGGTCAGCACGCGATTGGCACCGGAAGCGACCAGGAGGTTTGCCACGAGCTTGGCCGTGATCGGCACGCGCGGCTGGTCCTTGCGGTCCTGCCGGGCATAGCCGTAAAACGGCAACACCGCGGTGATGCGGCTGGCCGATGCACGCCGGGCTGCATCAATCATGATGAGCAGCTCCATAATATGGTCGTTAGCCGGCGGGCACGTGGGCTGGATGATAAACACATCCTGACCGCGGACATTTTCGTCGATGCGAACGAAGGTCTCCCCGTCCGGGAAGCGCTTAACTGTCGCGCGCCCCAAGGGGATATTCATGAACGCGCAGATTTCCCGCGCCAGTTCAGGGTTCGCATTGCCGGTGAAGACTTTTAGTCCCTGCTCTCTCATAAAAACCGTGTTTTCATCCTGCCGTCATCTTCTCCAAAGAGGCAACCCTTTTAAACAATTCAGGCAAACGTTTGCTCAAAATATCGATACGGTGCTGGAGCGCGGCGGTGTTCGCGGGCGAGCCGCGATAGTATGCACCGGGCTGTGTATCGCTGTGCAGACCCGCCTGGGCGCCGATCACACTGCCCTTGGCCAGCGTCAGATGGCCAGTAATCCCGGCCTGCCCGGCCACGATGACAAAGTCCTCCATCGTCGTGCTGCCGGAGATACCCGCCTGGGCAACGATGAGGCAGCCCTTGCCGATGACGACGTTGTGGGCGATCTGGACGAGGTTGTCCAGTTTGCTGCCCTCCCCAATACGGGTGCTGCTGAAGCGTGCGCGGTCGATGGTAGTGTTTGCACCGATCTCGACATCGTTCTCGATGACGACGTTACCAATCTGGGGCACCTTCTCGTGGACTCCCGAGTTCGTCTCAAAGCCAAAACCGTCCGACCCGATAACAACACCCGGATGCAGGCGCACGCGGTCGCCGACCTCGCAGTAATCGCCAATCGATACGTGGGCGGAAATACGGCACTGCGCCCCCACCGATGCCTCACGGCCAACAGTGACAAGCGACTCCAGGTTGGAGCCAGGGCCGATCTTCGCGCCTGCGCCGACGACACAATACGGGCCGACCCATGCGGTCGGGTCAACCTCCGCACTCTCGTCGATCACGGCAGTGGCGTGAACGCCCGGCTGAGGCTTGGGCCAGAGCATGGCCTCGATCGCACCGCAAAGGCGAGCGAGCCCGAGAGACGGATTCTCGAGGCGGACAAAGGCCTGGCCGGGAGCAGGAGCCCCCTCGTAGTCATGAAAAAGCAGGATGACCGAGGCGCGGCAAGTTTTGACGTCAGGGGTATACTTACGGTTCCCGAGGAAAGCGAGATCACCCGGCTGGGCCTGCGCCAGGGAGGCGATACCGGTGATGGGCTGATCGAGCGATCCCTCGACCACCCCATCCTGCAAAATGCGGGTAATGTCCTCCAGGAGGAAGGATATGTTCATGCCGGGCATTGTCGTAAGGATGCAGGTGTCTGTAAAACCAGAAAACTCCCTTCGCAGGGAAGGGAGTTTTCTAAAAAATGTCTTTAAAATTAGTTCTGAGAAGCAGGGCCAGCAGCCGATGCAGTATCCTTCTCAGCATTAAGCTTGTTCAGGACTTCCTGAGTGATGTCAAAGGACTCGTCGAAATAAACGACAGCCATACCGGCGCTATTGAGCACGAGGTCAGCTCCCTTTTGCTTGGCCACTTCGATCACTTCTTCACGGATTTCAGTGACGTGCAGCTCAACGATGCTCTGACGGCGCTGCTGGAGGGTCTTTTCGGTGTTCTGGCGGTAGCGGTTGACTTCGGCTTCCTTTTCACGGATGGCCTGAGCCTTTTCCTGTGCCTCAGCATTGAACTTCTCACGGGCTGCCTCAGTCAGGGCCGGGTTGTTCATTTTGCTCTGGATGTCCTGGAGCTGGTTAGCCATGCCCATGCCTTCTTCGATCATGGCCTGGATCTCCTGCTGGGCGTTTTCCACCGAGCTCTGGAACTTTTCGTCAGCTTCCTGAGCTTTCCAGTAGTTTTTGTAAAGTTCGCCCATGTTCACGGTGACGACCATCGGGGTCTTTTGGGCTTGCAGAGCGCCGACCATCAAAAATGCGGCCAGGAAGGTGAGTAAGAATTTCTTAGTCATGAGTGGGTTTGAATAGAGTTATAGGAACTATGAGTTCAAAATGTGCAGAAAGTTCCAAAGTGCCGGGAAAGCGGAAGGGGTTCAACCCCGAATTTCAGTCTAATTAAACGTTAGTAAGCGGCCTAGAAGACCGTACCGAAGGAGAAATTGAACTGCATACCGTCGTCGTTGAACTCGTCGGAGGTGAGCGGGAAGCCGAAGTCGATGTTCAGCGGAGCCCCCATCAGCAGGATGCGGAAACCAAAACCGTAGTCGTCGTTGTAGGCGCTCGGGTCCCAGTTCAAGTCACCAGAGTTAACATAGCCCCAGTCATAGAACAGGGCGAAGCGCAGAGGCTCAAGGATCTGGAAGGTGTACTCGATCGAGGCGAAGGCCATGGTGTTACCGCCCAAGGTCTCCCCATAGCCGGGCTTACTCTTGTCCGTCTGCTTCGGGCCAACATCGCGGAACTGGAAGCCACGCAGGCTGTAGGGACCACCCAGATAGTACTGGTCGAAGAAGGGAACGACGTTGTTGTCGTATGGGATGACGGTACCGGTGCGGCCACGGAAGCTGATCACCTGGTTGGCCCAGTCAAAAGTCTTGATCCACATGGCACCCGAGAGTGTCTGGCGCACATAGTCAGTCTGGCCACCCAAGGGGCCACCGGCAAACTCGGTCAAGCTCTCCAGACGCGTCCCCCGATCCGGGAAGATCAGGTTGTTACGCGTATCACGCAGCAACTCAAAACCGATCTTGGACACACTGGTGTTACCGGCCTGCTGCTGCACATCCAGCGGAGCACCCGTGCTGACGTCCTTAATGTTCACGTCTTCAACCGTGTAGGAAAGCTTACCCTCAACCAGCTCGAAGAGGCGCTTGCGGAGATAGAACGTAGCCCCCATGCGCAACTCGTTATAGTTGACGGACAGGTAGTTAGACTCCGTGCGGTAGAGCTCGAAGCCACCTGCCAGCTCACGTTCCCAGAGCCAGGGCTCTTCGAAAGCGAGCAGCACCTGATTGGACTGAGAGCCAAGAGAGATACGCAGGCGGAACTTCTGACCACCGCCCTGGAACCACGAGCCCGGGCTGAAGATGTCGAAGTTACTCTGTGAAAGCTCAACAAAGCCAACGATGGACTCGACCGAGCTGAAACCGGCACCAAAGGTCAAGTTACCCGTTTGCCCCTCCTTGACCGTGATGCGCAGATTGCGGCGACCAGGGATGTTGGTGGCTTCGGGCGAGAGGCGGACCTCGTCAAAGAAGCGGGTGTTCTCCAAGCGGGCCTGGCTGCTTTTCATCCGCACCAGGTCAAAGGTATCGCCCGGGGCGAGCGCAAGCTCGCGGACAATCACGCGGCTACGCGTCTTGGTGTTGCCCTGCAGGTTGATGCTTTCGACGAAAAACTTCTCACCCTCGGTGACGATAAACTTAAGGTCAATGGTGCCGCCCTCGATATTCGGGTAGCGCTCGACACGTACAAAGGTATCCAGATAGCCAACCTGACCGTAGTAGTCCTTGAGGTTCTCGATCGTCAGATCGATCTGGCTCGGAGAAAAGGGGTCACCCGTACGCAGGCGGATGGCGCGGAGCAGTTCATCGGTCGGGAACAAGGTGTTACCCTCGATATTGATATCACCGATGTAGTAGCGACGGCCCTCGTGGATGTGGATAACGACGTTCAGCTCGCCTTCATCCGGATACTCCAGCACGACCTCAGACTCGGGGATCTCTACGTCGAGGTAACCCTGGTCCTTATAATAAGTGCGGAGCTTTTCCAGGTCGTCCTGAAAGATTTCCTCCTGCAAACGACCGGTGCCCATGATCCAGGAAATCAGCCAAATGTACTCGCTGGTCTCCATCTGGCTCGTCAGATCGCTGGACTCGACATGATCGTTGCCGACGAACTCGATGTTGTTGATAGCCAGGCGCTGGCCCTCATCGATATCGAATACGACCACCCCGGTGCCGAGCTGGTCGTTACGCTCGATCTCGTAGGAGACCTTGGCGTTGGTATAGCCCTGCTTCTGGTAGTAGCGGTAAAGCTTGGTCGCGTCGCGCTTGACCTGCACCTCGTCCAGCGGCAGGCCCACCTGGCTCTCGATCTCGTCCTGCAGGTCGCTATCGGACTCCCCGTCGTTACCCTCATAGAGGATCTGCGAGATACGGTACTTCGGGACGACAATAAAGGTCACGGAGATGCGCTCATTAGCCATCATCTGGCGGCGCACTTCGATAAACTCGAAATTCCCGGTCTGGTAAAGGGCCCGGATCGACTGGTCCACCAGATTTTGACTGAAGGTCTCCCCGACCCGCAGCCGCACGTGGGCCATGATGTTTTCAACGCTGACGGTCTTAACGCCCTCGAATATAACCTCGATATCCCCCACTACCGGATCCGCATCGGGAGCCAGCTGGGCCCGTGCCGGGCTGGGGGCGAATACAGAAATTAATAGTGTGAGGACGAGAAAGTAGCGTAGCCTAAGCAGAGTGTCTCTGTGAATTTTCAAAACGCGTCAGGTGCTTGATGAAATATAAAGGCACAGTTCCTATGGGGCCGTTTCGCTGCTTGGCAACGATTAAATCCCTCGGGACGGCCTCGGCGGCCATTTCTTCATCCTCATTATGATCCCGGGACTTGGAGAGGAGCAGGACCACGTCGGCGTCCTGCTCGATAGAGCCGGACTCACGCAGGTCAGAAATACGCGGCTGGCGCTTCTCTTTTTCAGACTCACGGTTGAGCTGTGCAAGGACGATAACGGGGACGCGCAGTTCCTTGGCCATGCCCTTCATACCACGGGAAATTTCTGCGATCTGCTGCTCACGCGGGATGCGTGAGTCGGTGCCATTGACGAGCTGGATGTAGTCCACGGCGATGAGGCCGAGCTTGCCCTTCATCTGGCTGGCCACACGGCGGGCCTTGGCACGCAGCTCGAGGATGGTCAGGCCGGAGCTGTCATCGATCATGAGGGGGGCGCCCTTCAGCTCCTGAGCGGCGCGAACGATGTCCTGCTGTTTTTCCTTCGGGACGAAGCCGTCGCGCAGCTTGGTCATGTTGACCCGGGCCCGCGAGCAGAGCAGACGCATGGCCAGCTGCTCGGCAGGCATTTCCAGTGAAAACATCAGCGCACCGACCGCCTCGTGGCCCGGACGCGGGCAGATGGCCGGCTCGATCATGTTCAAGGCGATGGAGGTCTTACCCATCGAGGGACGGGCGGCGACGACGATCATTTCCCCGTCGTGCCAGCCGGTGGTCATCTTGTCCAGGTCGGCAAAGCCGGTTGTCACACCGGTGATCTGCCCCTTGTTCTGGATCATGTTGTTGACCAGCTGGACAGCGTCGTCAATGGACTTTTCCAGCGGCTGGGCAGCGTCGGTGATGCGGTTCTCGCTGACAGAGAAGATGTTCTGCTCGGTCTTTTCGAGGAAGCTGGCGACGTCCTGTGTCTCGTCATAAGCGCCCTCAATAGCCTCGTTAGAGAAGCGAATAACTTCGCGCAGGAGGTAGGCGTCGCGCACGCGCTGGATGTAGTAGCTGAGGTGCGCGTGGGTGTCGATGCGGTTGGAAAGCTCGATCAGGTAGGCATCGCCGCCGGCGGCCTCGAAGTTCCCGTCCTGACGCAAACGGTCCCCCAGGGTAATCTCGTCGATGGGGTTCTGCTTCTCATAGAGCCCGATCATCGCCTTGTAGATGAGCTGGTGGCGGGCATTGTAGAAGCTGGCGTCCCGGACGCGCTCCTGCACGCACAGAGCCATGGTCTCGCTACCGCCTTCCAGGATAATGGAGCCGAGCAGGGCCTGCTC
This genomic interval from Ruficoccus sp. ZRK36 contains the following:
- a CDS encoding ribose-phosphate pyrophosphokinase, with translation MREQGLKVFTGNANPELAREICAFMNIPLGRATVKRFPDGETFVRIDENVRGQDVFIIQPTCPPANDHIMELLIMIDAARRASASRITAVLPFYGYARQDRKDQPRVPITAKLVANLLVASGANRVLTMDLHAQQIQGFFDIPVDHLYASPVFSDYLTQLKLESDLVVYSPDVGGMKMAAAYADILKCPLGFVAKKRTSATEVEAFNLVGDVADKDILLVDDMTETAGTLTAAANLLKLNGARSVRAAVSHGVLNEIGYDRLRNGPIDELITTNTTPVEARGLPITVLSVNEILGKAIMHIHSNESVTGLFDIKGF
- the bamA gene encoding outer membrane protein assembly factor BamA; this encodes MKIHRDTLLRLRYFLVLTLLISVFAPSPARAQLAPDADPVVGDIEVIFEGVKTVSVENIMAHVRLRVGETFSQNLVDQSIRALYQTGNFEFIEVRRQMMANERISVTFIVVPKYRISQILYEGNDGESDSDLQDEIESQVGLPLDEVQVKRDATKLYRYYQKQGYTNAKVSYEIERNDQLGTGVVVFDIDEGQRLAINNIEFVGNDHVESSDLTSQMETSEYIWLISWIMGTGRLQEEIFQDDLEKLRTYYKDQGYLDVEIPESEVVLEYPDEGELNVVIHIHEGRRYYIGDINIEGNTLFPTDELLRAIRLRTGDPFSPSQIDLTIENLKDYYGQVGYLDTFVRVERYPNIEGGTIDLKFIVTEGEKFFVESINLQGNTKTRSRVIVRELALAPGDTFDLVRMKSSQARLENTRFFDEVRLSPEATNIPGRRNLRITVKEGQTGNLTFGAGFSSVESIVGFVELSQSNFDIFSPGSWFQGGGQKFRLRISLGSQSNQVLLAFEEPWLWERELAGGFELYRTESNYLSVNYNELRMGATFYLRKRLFELVEGKLSYTVEDVNIKDVSTGAPLDVQQQAGNTSVSKIGFELLRDTRNNLIFPDRGTRLESLTEFAGGPLGGQTDYVRQTLSGAMWIKTFDWANQVISFRGRTGTVIPYDNNVVPFFDQYYLGGPYSLRGFQFRDVGPKQTDKSKPGYGETLGGNTMAFASIEYTFQILEPLRFALFYDWGYVNSGDLNWDPSAYNDDYGFGFRILLMGAPLNIDFGFPLTSDEFNDDGMQFNFSFGTVF
- a CDS encoding OmpH family outer membrane protein is translated as MTKKFLLTFLAAFLMVGALQAQKTPMVVTVNMGELYKNYWKAQEADEKFQSSVENAQQEIQAMIEEGMGMANQLQDIQSKMNNPALTEAAREKFNAEAQEKAQAIREKEAEVNRYRQNTEKTLQQRRQSIVELHVTEIREEVIEVAKQKGADLVLNSAGMAVVYFDESFDITQEVLNKLNAEKDTASAAGPASQN
- the dnaB gene encoding replicative DNA helicase; translated protein: MATATSFQPSPDDSRRRKDSPAIARRVPYSIDMEQALLGSIILEGGSETMALCVQERVRDASFYNARHQLIYKAMIGLYEKQNPIDEITLGDRLRQDGNFEAAGGDAYLIELSNRIDTHAHLSYYIQRVRDAYLLREVIRFSNEAIEGAYDETQDVASFLEKTEQNIFSVSENRITDAAQPLEKSIDDAVQLVNNMIQNKGQITGVTTGFADLDKMTTGWHDGEMIVVAARPSMGKTSIALNMIEPAICPRPGHEAVGALMFSLEMPAEQLAMRLLCSRARVNMTKLRDGFVPKEKQQDIVRAAQELKGAPLMIDDSSGLTILELRAKARRVASQMKGKLGLIAVDYIQLVNGTDSRIPREQQIAEISRGMKGMAKELRVPVIVLAQLNRESEKEKRQPRISDLRESGSIEQDADVVLLLSKSRDHNEDEEMAAEAVPRDLIVAKQRNGPIGTVPLYFIKHLTRFENSQRHSA
- the lpxD gene encoding UDP-3-O-(3-hydroxymyristoyl)glucosamine N-acyltransferase; protein product: MNISFLLEDITRILQDGVVEGSLDQPITGIASLAQAQPGDLAFLGNRKYTPDVKTCRASVILLFHDYEGAPAPGQAFVRLENPSLGLARLCGAIEAMLWPKPQPGVHATAVIDESAEVDPTAWVGPYCVVGAGAKIGPGSNLESLVTVGREASVGAQCRISAHVSIGDYCEVGDRVRLHPGVVIGSDGFGFETNSGVHEKVPQIGNVVIENDVEIGANTTIDRARFSSTRIGEGSKLDNLVQIAHNVVIGKGCLIVAQAGISGSTTMEDFVIVAGQAGITGHLTLAKGSVIGAQAGLHSDTQPGAYYRGSPANTAALQHRIDILSKRLPELFKRVASLEKMTAG